CGGTGGTGGCCGAGCCGCTCACGCGCCCGATGTGCTCGCCGATCGGCGACGGGGCGGCGGCGGTGGTGGTGGTGAGCCCGCGCCGGGCGCGCGCGCTGGGCATCCGCAAGCCGGTGCGGGTGGCCGCCACGGTCCTGTGTTCCGGATGGGACCACGGCGGCGACGAGCCCGGCACCGTCGAGGTGTGCGCCGCCGAGGCCTACGAGCAGGCGGGCGTGGGCCCGCAGGACCTCCACGTCGTCGAGGTGCACGACGCGAGCGCGCCCGCCGAGATCCTCGCCTACGAGTCGCTCGGGCTGTGTCCGGCCGGAGAGGGCGGGAAGCTCGTGGAGTCCGGCGCCACCCGGCTCGGCGGGCGCGTCCCGGTCAACCCCTCCGGCGGGCTCCTGCGCAAGGGGCATCCGGTGGGCGCGAGCGGCGTGGCGCAGATCGTCGAGCTGGCCGAGCAGCTCCAGGGCCGCTCGGGCGCGCGCCAGGTCGAGGGTGCCCGGGTGGCGCTCGCGCAGAACGGCGGCGGCAACATCGGCACCGACGCCGCTGCCATGTGCGTCACCGTCCTCACCAGCTAGGAGGCGCCGTGCCTGCGCTCGGCGAGGCGATCCTGGGGGACCTGGTCCGGCTGCGCGCCGAGGCGAAGCCGGAGCTGGACGTGCTCACCTTCGAGCACCTGAGCCTCGACGGCGAGGCCACGCCCGACGAGGTGCGCAGCTACGCGCAGCTCGCCGAGAACGGCAACCGCATCGCCGCCGAGCTCCTGCGCCGCGGGATGCGGCGCGGCGACCGCTTCGGCCTGATGATGCGCAACCACCCGGCCTTCGTGGAGACGATGGTCGCCGCCTCGCTGACCGGGGCGATCTTCGTGCCGATCGACCCGCGCACGCGCGGCGAGAAGCTCGCCTATTTCCTGCGCGCCGCAGGCTGCCGCGGGATCGTGTGCGCGGACTACTGCCTCCCGGCGGTCGACGCGGTGCGCGCGCGCGCCGGGGCGCTCGAGTGGCTGCTCGTGCTCGAGACCGGTGAGGACGTGGGGGCGCCGGCACCGGGTGACGTCGCAGGTGCCGAGCCGCTTGCCGCCTGCCTCGCGCACGCGGTCCCGGCCGTCGACTTCGGGCTCGAGAAGCCCGAGGATCCGCTCCAGATCATCTTCACCTCGGGCACGACCGGCGATCCCAAGGGCGTCGTCTTCCCCAACGCAAGGTTCGGGGCCTTCGGCCTGCTCGGGCACCTGGTCGGCTATCGCCCGGACGAGCGTCCCTACACGGGGCTCTCGCTGACCCACGGCAACGCCCAGGCGGTGACGCTCGGGCCCTCGCTGGCCATGGGCCTGCGCGCCGTCTTCAGCCGGCGCTTTACGAAGTCGCGCCTGTGGGACGTGTGCCGCCGGCACGGCTGCACGACCTTCTCGCTGCTCGGCGGGATGGCGACGGCCATCTACAGCGAGCCGCCGCGGCCGGACGACGCGCGCAACCCGGTGCGCTTCGTGATCAGCGCCGGCATGCCGGCCGCGCT
The sequence above is drawn from the Deltaproteobacteria bacterium genome and encodes:
- a CDS encoding AMP-binding protein yields the protein MPALGEAILGDLVRLRAEAKPELDVLTFEHLSLDGEATPDEVRSYAQLAENGNRIAAELLRRGMRRGDRFGLMMRNHPAFVETMVAASLTGAIFVPIDPRTRGEKLAYFLRAAGCRGIVCADYCLPAVDAVRARAGALEWLLVLETGEDVGAPAPGDVAGAEPLAACLAHAVPAVDFGLEKPEDPLQIIFTSGTTGDPKGVVFPNARFGAFGLLGHLVGYRPDERPYTGLSLTHGNAQAVTLGPSLAMGLRAVFSRRFTKSRLWDVCRRHGCTTFSLLGGMATAIYSEPPRPDDARNPVRFVISAGMPAALWADFERRFGVRIFEWYGAVEGGLAFHPIGAGPIGSFGKPAPGLAMKILDEQDRECAPGEIGEICSRPASGEAAAVEYHGNAAASAAKTRGGWLRSGDMGWRDEQGWLFFSHRKGGGIRHNGDFVHPGFVEKVIAELPCVDDVFVYGVPAASGAPGEKDVVAAVVATPGVPFSAAAIFTACREQLESNFVPAFVQVVDEIPKTASEKPQERFLLDGFAPDAPGVFVEAR